Proteins co-encoded in one bacterium genomic window:
- a CDS encoding DUF3899 domain-containing protein, with translation MKIRLDFVSNSSSSSYIIDETGCIESGYDAGLDDFDLVECVNGHILEEDHVIKNDDMEIDDFDEIPKEYCPICQMKTASIFDVYKYAFKKLGMSYEELKKEMLENYCNYEELKKDLSKVKIILPGD, from the coding sequence TTGAAAATTCGTTTGGATTTTGTAAGTAATAGTTCATCGTCGTCATATATTATTGATGAAACCGGATGTATAGAAAGTGGATATGATGCGGGACTTGATGATTTTGATTTGGTAGAATGTGTAAATGGACACATTTTGGAGGAAGACCATGTCATAAAAAATGATGATATGGAGATTGATGATTTTGATGAAATTCCAAAGGAATATTGCCCAATATGTCAAATGAAAACAGCATCAATATTTGATGTCTATAAGTATGCATTTAAAAAATTAGGAATGTCATATGAAGAATTAAAGAAAGAAATGCTAGAAAATTACTGCAATTATGAGGAATTAAAGAAAGATCTTTCTAAAGTAAAAATAATTTTGCCTGGAGACTAA
- a CDS encoding class I SAM-dependent methyltransferase, which produces MNNLTYEQYVILYAKYLDNKNFESILGDTIKRKKDIVCLDLCGGTGDLSEFLLNKLQTKKVWYVDENSNMIRSSLIPHRLIKITYASVRNFIFLLNNWEYDVVVCKQAINYWFNEEIIKQLHKSIKKHGILMFNTFTNIPETYSSKKYTYNNRNYFELNTVSKNNIIMHTQHCEDLIDTNSFPYISEKEFKDVLEKYFNIDLIKIKNSAYYICKKI; this is translated from the coding sequence ATGAACAATTTAACTTATGAACAATACGTAATTTTATATGCTAAATATCTTGATAATAAAAATTTTGAAAGTATTCTCGGAGATACAATTAAAAGAAAAAAAGACATAGTGTGTTTAGATTTATGTGGTGGAACTGGAGATCTATCTGAATTTTTATTAAATAAACTACAGACCAAAAAAGTTTGGTATGTAGATGAAAATTCAAATATGATAAGATCATCTCTGATTCCACATAGACTTATCAAAATAACATATGCCAGTGTTAGGAATTTTATATTTCTTTTGAATAATTGGGAATATGATGTGGTCGTATGTAAGCAAGCAATCAACTATTGGTTTAACGAAGAAATTATAAAACAACTTCATAAATCAATTAAAAAACATGGAATATTAATGTTTAATACTTTTACAAATATTCCCGAAACATATTCTTCTAAAAAATATACATATAATAACAGAAACTATTTTGAATTAAACACAGTTTCAAAAAATAATATAATTATGCATACCCAACATTGTGAGGATTTAATTGACACAAATTCATTTCCATATATATCTGAAAAAGAATTCAAAGATGTATTAGAAAAGTATTTTAATATTGACTTAATAAAAATAAAAAATTCTGCATATTATATATGTAAAAAAATTTGA
- a CDS encoding MBL fold metallo-hydrolase produces the protein MIKLKILGSGSAFCNPQHNFNSMILVQFKCAGEGIYRNLLLDCGSDFKAACFYHGIRPTDIDAVYVSHLHGDHIGGLEYLAFASYFMPPYRKPKLFITSALMKQLWDDSLKGGLESLATNQIRDGKTISQLDTYFEPYPVMYNESFEFEGIKFSPIQMVHIVTGRYFKETYGLMIDTGYNKIFWTSDTQFAPKQLFGNYKEANVI, from the coding sequence ATGATTAAGTTAAAAATTCTAGGTTCTGGGAGTGCTTTTTGCAACCCACAACATAATTTCAATTCAATGATTCTTGTTCAATTCAAGTGTGCAGGGGAAGGAATTTATAGAAACTTATTGTTGGATTGTGGTTCTGATTTCAAAGCTGCATGTTTTTATCATGGAATTCGTCCAACAGACATTGATGCAGTTTATGTTTCACATTTACATGGAGATCATATTGGTGGTTTAGAATATTTGGCGTTTGCTTCATATTTTATGCCGCCGTACAGAAAACCAAAATTATTTATTACATCCGCACTTATGAAACAATTATGGGATGATTCTTTGAAAGGTGGATTGGAATCTCTAGCTACTAATCAAATTAGAGATGGCAAAACAATTTCACAGCTTGACACTTATTTTGAACCATACCCGGTTATGTATAATGAATCATTTGAATTTGAAGGAATTAAATTTTCTCCGATTCAAATGGTCCATATAGTTACTGGACGTTATTTCAAGGAAACTTATGGGTTGATGATTGACACCGGATATAACAAAATATTTTGGACTTCTGATACGCAATTTGCTCCCAAACAACTATTTGGAAACTATAAGGAAGCCAACGTTATT
- a CDS encoding radical SAM protein, which yields MKIFRSKNYKYTFNKKTGFFARWGRNSEDDPSFAPFGPEILDIEISTICHGINNKPCLHCYKSNTGTGKNMTFKVFKTILDKMPKVLTQVAFGIGDIDSNPDIWNIFEYTKLKGIVPNVTINGWNITDEYAKNISSLCGAVAISRYEPKDVCYNAVREITNHGMKKVNIHMLLSEETYDKCFELIDDIKTDERLKNLNAVVFLSLKPKGKRNKFTVIKNIEKLKKLIDYAFEKHIKFGFDSCFVPNFLKCIEEHENFKMYDSLSEACESSCFSSYINADGRYFHCSFTEGEKGWEGIDVVNCKDFLKDVWYHPETIKFRNLLINQKHDISKTCRACPIFDLY from the coding sequence ATGAAAATTTTCAGAAGCAAAAACTACAAATACACTTTCAATAAAAAAACAGGATTCTTTGCAAGGTGGGGAAGAAACTCGGAGGATGATCCAAGTTTTGCTCCATTTGGACCTGAAATATTGGATATAGAAATATCAACGATATGCCATGGAATAAATAACAAGCCATGCTTACATTGCTATAAGAGTAACACGGGAACTGGAAAAAATATGACATTTAAAGTATTCAAAACCATTCTTGATAAAATGCCAAAAGTATTGACACAGGTTGCATTTGGTATTGGAGATATTGATTCCAATCCAGATATCTGGAATATATTTGAATATACAAAATTAAAAGGAATAGTTCCAAATGTTACAATAAATGGTTGGAATATAACTGATGAATATGCAAAAAACATTTCAAGTTTATGTGGAGCTGTAGCAATATCGAGATATGAACCAAAAGATGTTTGTTATAATGCGGTTAGAGAAATAACAAATCATGGAATGAAAAAAGTAAATATTCATATGCTGTTATCAGAGGAAACATATGATAAGTGTTTTGAATTAATAGATGATATCAAAACTGATGAAAGACTGAAAAATTTAAATGCTGTTGTATTTTTATCTTTAAAACCAAAGGGAAAAAGAAATAAATTTACCGTAATAAAGAATATAGAAAAATTAAAAAAATTAATAGATTATGCTTTTGAAAAACATATAAAATTTGGATTTGATTCCTGTTTTGTTCCAAATTTTCTCAAGTGCATAGAAGAGCATGAAAATTTTAAGATGTACGATTCTTTAAGTGAAGCATGTGAATCAAGTTGTTTTAGCAGTTATATAAATGCAGATGGAAGATATTTTCATTGTTCATTCACTGAAGGAGAAAAGGGATGGGAAGGAATTGATGTTGTAAACTGTAAAGATTTTTTGAAGGATGTGTGGTATCATCCTGAAACAATCAAGTTTAGAAATTTACTGATAAATCAAAAACATGATATAAGCAAGACTTGCAGAGCTTGTCCTATTTTTGATTTGTATTAG